A region from the Bacteroidales bacterium genome encodes:
- a CDS encoding AAA family ATPase, translating to MINYKDDVEAVNALKKTYDNFFSEINKVIYGQDDIIKEVLISIFSNGHCLLVGVPGLAKTLLVNTLAEVLGLQYKRIQFTPDLMPSDIIGTEILDEHRKFKFLKGPLFSNIILADEINRTPPKTQAALLEAMQEKNVTVAGIEYELGKPFFVLATQNPIEQEGTYPLPEAQLDRFMFNIWLDYPKFEDEITIVQKTTTDNSIKLENIITGEEILYFQHLIRRIPINDNVLHYAVNLATATRPGTEKANEISNKYLEWGAGPRASQYLVVGAKAHAALQGKYSPDIEDVKAVAHPVLRHRIIRNYKAEAEGITADAIIDQLL from the coding sequence ATGATAAATTATAAAGATGATGTTGAAGCAGTAAATGCTTTAAAAAAAACATACGATAATTTCTTTTCAGAAATTAATAAAGTTATTTACGGACAAGATGATATTATTAAAGAAGTTTTAATATCAATTTTCAGTAACGGGCATTGTCTGTTAGTCGGTGTTCCCGGTTTGGCAAAAACTTTGTTGGTTAATACTTTAGCAGAAGTTTTGGGACTACAATACAAAAGAATACAATTTACACCCGATTTAATGCCTTCTGATATTATAGGAACTGAAATTTTAGACGAACACAGAAAATTTAAGTTTTTAAAAGGACCTTTGTTTTCAAATATTATTTTAGCAGATGAAATTAACAGAACACCTCCTAAAACACAAGCAGCCCTTCTTGAGGCAATGCAAGAAAAAAATGTTACGGTTGCCGGAATAGAATATGAACTCGGAAAACCATTTTTCGTTTTAGCAACACAAAACCCCATTGAACAAGAAGGAACATATCCTTTACCCGAAGCACAATTAGACCGTTTTATGTTTAATATTTGGTTAGACTATCCTAAATTTGAAGATGAAATAACAATTGTACAAAAAACCACAACCGACAACTCAATAAAATTAGAAAATATAATTACCGGAGAAGAAATTTTGTATTTCCAACATTTAATAAGACGAATCCCTATTAATGATAATGTTTTGCATTATGCTGTTAATTTGGCAACGGCAACACGCCCGGGAACGGAAAAAGCAAATGAAATTTCAAACAAATATTTAGAATGGGGAGCAGGTCCCAGAGCATCACAATATCTCGTTGTGGGAGCAAAAGCTCATGCAGCATTGCAGGGAAAATACTCTCCTGACATTGAAGATGTTAAGGCAGTAGCACATCCGGTTTTACGTCATCGAATAATCAGAAACTATAAAGCAGAAGCAGAAGGTATAACAGCTGATGCCATTATAGACCAATTGTTGTAA
- a CDS encoding peptidylprolyl isomerase → MVKKLKYIIAFMLISTSLFSQEKSIDEIVAIIGEKTILRSDVETLMLQYKSRGETHGGNLKCFVFEELLYQSLLINQAKVDSIEVSDQQVEGELDRRVAMFEEQMGGRDAMEKYFNKPFSRIKEHFRSVIEDQLISQQMESDITRDIRVSPKEVKAYFSNIPKDSLQLVESEIEIAQIVIHPKIQDRQIEKIKQSLQEYIDRVSKGEEFEFLASLYSDDAASAENDGDLGWVRRGDLVPEFAAAAFELDEPGEMSDIVKSEFGYHVIQFIERKGEKIHIRHILKIPKPLSSEKMKAKHTLDSIAKIVREGSMTFEEAALRYSTDDETNKSGGIVINPYTGTSGFKSSQLDPATNYVLKQMKISEVSEPFESRSMKGKPEMKIIKLLSKTEPHIADINTDYQLISDMAKEKKKEEIISDWIQKVQKTTYFKIDEEYRDCNYKYKGWFSE, encoded by the coding sequence ATGGTTAAAAAACTAAAATACATTATCGCTTTTATGCTCATAAGTACTTCGCTTTTTTCACAAGAAAAATCAATAGATGAAATTGTTGCAATTATCGGAGAAAAAACAATACTAAGGTCTGATGTTGAGACACTTATGCTTCAATACAAATCAAGAGGCGAAACTCACGGCGGGAATTTAAAATGTTTCGTATTTGAAGAGTTGCTCTACCAATCTTTGTTGATTAATCAAGCAAAAGTTGACAGTATCGAGGTTTCCGACCAACAAGTTGAAGGCGAATTAGACAGAAGAGTAGCAATGTTTGAAGAACAAATGGGCGGAAGGGATGCAATGGAAAAATATTTTAATAAACCTTTCAGCCGAATTAAAGAGCATTTCAGAAGTGTAATTGAGGACCAGCTGATTTCACAGCAAATGGAATCCGATATAACACGCGATATTCGGGTCAGCCCGAAAGAAGTAAAAGCATATTTCAGCAATATCCCGAAAGACAGCTTACAACTTGTTGAATCTGAAATTGAAATTGCTCAAATTGTTATACACCCTAAAATTCAAGACAGGCAAATTGAGAAAATTAAACAATCACTTCAAGAATATATTGACAGAGTGAGCAAAGGTGAAGAATTTGAGTTTTTGGCAAGTTTATATTCTGATGATGCAGCATCTGCGGAAAATGACGGGGACCTCGGTTGGGTAAGAAGAGGAGACTTAGTCCCTGAATTCGCAGCAGCAGCATTCGAGCTGGACGAACCCGGCGAAATGTCGGATATTGTAAAATCAGAATTCGGGTATCATGTAATTCAATTTATTGAAAGAAAAGGAGAAAAAATTCATATCAGGCACATACTTAAAATACCTAAGCCTTTGAGCTCCGAAAAGATGAAAGCAAAACACACACTTGACAGTATTGCAAAAATTGTAAGAGAAGGAAGTATGACATTTGAAGAGGCAGCATTAAGGTATTCAACAGATGATGAAACCAATAAAAGCGGAGGAATTGTCATTAATCCTTATACCGGAACCTCAGGTTTTAAAAGCAGCCAATTAGACCCTGCAACAAACTATGTATTAAAACAAATGAAGATCAGTGAAGTTTCTGAGCCTTTTGAAAGCAGGAGCATGAAAGGAAAACCCGAAATGAAAATTATTAAACTGCTCAGCAAAACAGAACCTCATATTGCAGATATAAATACAGACTATCAGTTAATAAGTGATATGGCAAAAGAAAAAAAGAAAGAAGAAATAATAAGTGATTGGATACAAAAAGTTCAAAAAACAACTTACTTTAAAATTGACGAAGAATACCGTGATTGCAACTATAAATATAAAGGTTGGTTTTCGGAATAA
- a CDS encoding peptidylprolyl isomerase, with protein sequence MMKKITFIFVFAFFSVALFAQNSNILMTVGDKKITEEEFSYIYKKNNSDNLTKQSLDEYLELFKKFKLKVIEAENLKMDTSAAFINELNGYRNQLAKPYLTENIKIEQLVKEAYERNKEEIKLDIIFIKLSKNASPEDTTLAYQKAVKIRDRILGGEKFEKVATETSDDRAVAKNKGHLSYLPALRIPYSIQNYVFKAKKDKVSLPLRTAYGYYLVKVVDKRPAQGFYKVAHIMISSTDQMKDDEKAAKKEKIDSIYNRILSGDKFEDLVKFSDDRGTAKKGGELPEFNTGKMVPEFEKAAFALKNPGDIGKPIKTAFGWHIIKLIDKRPPDSFEKQKEDIKKSIEKDAERKEIVKAFVISELKSEYNFKKLNNPDEIYKLVDSTVFEGKWKMPDNILSNKTLFTIGNSYFKESDFGKFIETKQKRTVKAETKSYVDQMYQDFIYESLTEVEKSKLEDKYSDFKFLMQEYHDGMLLFDLMKNEIWDKASNDSTGLKKFYDNNKGKYDNQIDVDISVFKYEDTKTYKEAEMLLNKSRKKYNDEKLIETIGDKLEITESGVFSKGENIYADKIIKMKKNGKLIENQRIVNLAKENTFIYINNTKKSKSKSFQQIKGVVISDYQTYLEEKWIKDLQKKYKITVNEKVLNNIKKTLK encoded by the coding sequence ATGATGAAAAAAATTACATTTATTTTTGTTTTTGCCTTTTTTTCAGTGGCGTTATTTGCACAAAACAGTAATATTTTAATGACTGTAGGTGATAAAAAAATAACGGAAGAGGAATTTTCATACATCTACAAAAAAAATAACTCAGACAATTTAACAAAACAATCTCTTGATGAATACCTTGAGTTATTTAAAAAGTTCAAACTTAAAGTTATTGAAGCCGAAAATTTAAAAATGGATACTTCGGCTGCATTTATAAATGAATTAAACGGATACAGAAATCAACTTGCAAAACCGTACTTAACTGAAAATATTAAAATAGAACAGTTAGTTAAAGAGGCGTACGAAAGAAATAAAGAAGAAATAAAACTTGATATCATTTTTATTAAACTTTCAAAAAATGCCTCACCGGAAGATACGACTTTAGCCTATCAAAAAGCTGTAAAAATAAGAGACAGAATATTGGGCGGAGAAAAATTTGAAAAAGTTGCAACCGAAACTTCGGACGACAGAGCTGTCGCAAAAAACAAAGGGCATTTATCATACTTGCCGGCTTTAAGAATACCTTACAGCATTCAAAACTATGTGTTCAAAGCAAAAAAAGACAAGGTTTCTTTACCTTTGAGAACTGCTTACGGATATTATCTTGTTAAAGTTGTTGATAAAAGACCGGCTCAAGGTTTTTATAAGGTTGCACACATTATGATTAGTTCTACTGACCAAATGAAAGATGATGAAAAAGCAGCAAAAAAAGAAAAAATTGACAGTATTTACAATCGAATTCTTTCAGGAGATAAGTTTGAAGATTTAGTTAAGTTTTCTGATGACAGAGGAACTGCGAAAAAAGGCGGAGAACTCCCCGAATTTAATACAGGAAAAATGGTTCCCGAATTTGAGAAAGCAGCATTTGCACTAAAAAACCCTGGAGATATTGGTAAGCCGATTAAGACAGCTTTCGGTTGGCATATTATTAAGTTAATCGACAAAAGACCCCCTGATTCTTTTGAAAAACAAAAAGAAGACATTAAAAAATCTATTGAGAAAGATGCAGAAAGAAAAGAAATAGTTAAAGCATTTGTTATTTCTGAACTAAAAAGTGAATATAACTTCAAAAAACTGAATAATCCCGACGAAATTTATAAACTCGTTGACAGCACAGTATTTGAAGGAAAATGGAAAATGCCTGACAATATATTATCAAACAAAACACTGTTTACAATCGGAAACTCTTACTTTAAAGAAAGTGATTTCGGTAAATTTATTGAAACAAAACAAAAAAGAACCGTAAAAGCTGAAACTAAATCCTATGTTGACCAAATGTATCAAGATTTTATTTATGAGAGTTTAACCGAAGTTGAAAAAAGTAAATTAGAAGATAAATATTCAGATTTTAAATTTTTAATGCAAGAATATCATGACGGAATGTTATTATTTGATCTCATGAAAAATGAAATTTGGGATAAAGCATCAAATGATTCAACAGGACTGAAAAAATTTTATGATAATAATAAAGGTAAATATGATAATCAAATTGATGTTGATATAAGTGTGTTTAAATATGAAGATACTAAAACATATAAAGAAGCAGAAATGTTGCTGAACAAGTCTCGAAAAAAATATAATGACGAAAAATTAATTGAAACAATAGGAGACAAATTGGAGATAACGGAAAGCGGTGTGTTTTCAAAAGGAGAAAATATATATGCCGATAAAATTATAAAAATGAAAAAGAACGGAAAACTGATTGAGAATCAAAGAATTGTTAATTTGGCAAAAGAAAATACGTTTATTTACATCAATAATACAAAAAAATCAAAATCAAAATCGTTTCAACAAATAAAAGGTGTTGTAATTTCAGATTACCAAACATATTTAGAGGAAAAATGGATTAAAGATTTGCAAAAAAAATATAAAATAACCGTAAATGAAAAAGTATTAAACAATATAAAAAAGACATTAAAATAA